In Anaerolineales bacterium, one genomic interval encodes:
- a CDS encoding response regulator, producing the protein MAKRILVVDDEPDTLGLIELTLATAGYEVRTGFDGKTALALLRQEAFDLLLLDIMMPDISGFEVVLQLQADATPLPPVIFLTAKSRPEDRERGNALGARAYLVKPTTRGQLLDAIHKVIGASP; encoded by the coding sequence ATGGCCAAACGAATCCTGGTTGTGGACGACGAACCGGACACGCTTGGGCTGATCGAGCTCACGCTGGCGACCGCCGGCTACGAAGTGCGCACGGGGTTCGATGGCAAGACAGCCCTCGCCCTCCTCCGCCAGGAAGCATTCGACCTGCTCCTGCTCGATATCATGATGCCGGACATTTCGGGCTTCGAGGTGGTCTTGCAGCTCCAGGCGGACGCGACTCCCCTCCCCCCGGTGATCTTCCTGACCGCCAAAAGCCGCCCCGAAGACCGGGAGCGGGGTAACGCCCTCGGGGCGCGAGCCTACCTGGTCAAACCGACGACCCGCGGTCAGCTTCTCGACGCGATCCACAAGGTCATCGGGGCATCACCCTGA